A genomic stretch from Nitrospira defluvii includes:
- a CDS encoding PAS domain-containing hybrid sensor histidine kinase/response regulator, producing the protein MASLLIRFGHGSLWRFVLVAVVLSCLFSLLISRLIHGHITWDYPFTAGLISLMVAPAVLSLAKRMRALEREIADTARDRAQDLAARTQAEEALRQSEERFREFMDHSPAIAWMKDAAGRHVYVNQVFARRFQLTQEQWLGRTAGEMFPREIAQRLQKHDQAVLADGLPKEFVEAAPDPDGTLRDWWSFKFPFQDRAGKHYVGGVAIDVTDRKRAEAALQVSEERLRLALKAAQLGIWDWDIRSNAVQWSDNVSAIFGFSRGSFAGTYEAYLNLVHPQDRDRLLLAIAQSMETNAEYRIEHRIVWLDGTVHWVACRGDVLHGADGMPSRMLGTVMDITARKEMELKLAGSEAQLRAILDHSPALIFLKDPEGRYLDINRQFEHTFHLTREQTIGRTDAELFPAAQAATFRANDRLVFETKHALQFEEVALHDDGPHTSIVFKFPLMNLDGVPYGIGGVATDITERKQAEVALAQARDQAMEAARLKSEFLATMSHEIRTPMNGVIGMNGLLLETVLTAEQREYAETVRNCGDHLLMIINDILDFSKIEAGRLILERVDFDLRNLIEDTLDLLAEQAQRKGLDLVGLVDAAVPSAVCGDPGRLRQVFTNLLGNAVKFTDSGEVVLRLTVVQETGNEVLLRGEVTDTGIGISPEGRTRLFQTFSQVDGSNARKYGGTGLGLAICKRLTELMGGEIGVESTRGKGSRFWFTVRLTKAAATGEREAALLPALDGRRVCLVGKPGASQTLLLRSIADRGMQGTMVKDGAEAVVLMRNAVLEERPFDLAILEEQQSGVDGTAFAQAMKADPVLRNIPVIVVTAFGQRGDAKAAQDAGVSAYLTRPIHQSALWRCLATLLKVGPARPDGQEGATRPLITRHSLQEQTDHDRPRLLVVDDQELNQVIAVSLLERLGCLVDVVGSGQAAIAAAQTTAYDLIFMDCQMPDLGGYQAAAMIRRSQGQRPRVPIIALTGLAQPSDREKWMAAGMDDCLIKPLQFNLLEAILRRWLRKGLYSSR; encoded by the coding sequence ATGGCGTCTTTGCTGATCCGGTTCGGCCACGGAAGCCTTTGGCGCTTCGTCCTGGTCGCGGTTGTGCTTTCCTGCCTCTTTAGTCTCCTCATCAGTCGACTTATTCACGGACATATCACCTGGGATTATCCCTTTACGGCAGGCCTCATCTCGCTGATGGTGGCCCCTGCGGTCCTGTCGCTCGCCAAGCGCATGCGTGCGTTGGAGCGTGAGATAGCGGATACGGCGCGCGACCGTGCGCAGGACCTCGCGGCGCGGACTCAGGCTGAGGAAGCCTTGCGGCAGAGCGAAGAGCGGTTCAGGGAATTTATGGACCATAGTCCGGCCATTGCGTGGATGAAGGATGCGGCAGGCCGGCATGTCTATGTGAACCAGGTCTTCGCGCGCCGATTTCAGCTCACGCAGGAGCAGTGGTTGGGACGGACGGCTGGGGAGATGTTTCCCCGCGAGATCGCTCAGCGGCTTCAGAAGCACGATCAGGCGGTGCTGGCAGACGGTCTGCCGAAGGAATTCGTGGAAGCCGCTCCGGATCCGGACGGAACCCTCCGCGACTGGTGGTCGTTCAAATTTCCGTTTCAGGATCGGGCAGGGAAGCATTATGTCGGCGGCGTCGCCATCGATGTGACGGACCGGAAGCGAGCGGAAGCGGCCTTGCAGGTGAGTGAAGAGCGGCTGCGTCTTGCCCTAAAGGCGGCGCAATTGGGGATTTGGGATTGGGATATCCGCTCAAATGCCGTGCAATGGTCGGACAATGTGTCTGCGATCTTCGGCTTCTCCCGCGGGTCCTTTGCCGGCACCTATGAGGCCTATCTGAACCTGGTCCATCCACAGGACCGTGACCGCCTGCTCCTGGCCATCGCGCAGTCCATGGAGACGAATGCGGAATACCGGATCGAACATCGCATTGTCTGGCTTGATGGGACGGTACATTGGGTGGCGTGCCGGGGCGATGTGCTGCATGGGGCCGACGGCATGCCCAGTCGCATGTTGGGCACCGTTATGGATATCACGGCCCGGAAAGAAATGGAGCTGAAACTTGCGGGCAGTGAGGCGCAGCTGCGGGCCATTCTTGATCACAGCCCCGCACTTATTTTTCTCAAGGATCCTGAGGGCCGGTACCTCGACATCAACCGACAGTTTGAGCACACATTCCACCTTACCCGCGAGCAGACTATCGGCAGGACGGATGCGGAGCTGTTTCCAGCCGCTCAGGCCGCTACTTTCCGGGCGAACGACCGCTTGGTGTTTGAGACGAAACACGCGCTCCAGTTTGAGGAGGTGGCGCTTCACGACGACGGTCCACACACGAGCATCGTCTTTAAATTCCCTCTCATGAATCTCGACGGGGTCCCCTATGGAATCGGCGGGGTCGCCACGGATATCACTGAGCGCAAACAGGCTGAAGTCGCCTTAGCTCAGGCCCGCGACCAGGCGATGGAAGCGGCGAGGCTCAAGTCGGAATTTCTGGCGACGATGAGTCATGAAATCCGGACTCCGATGAACGGTGTGATCGGAATGAACGGGCTGCTTCTCGAGACCGTCTTGACCGCAGAGCAACGGGAGTATGCGGAGACGGTTCGTAACTGCGGCGACCACCTGCTCATGATCATTAACGACATTCTTGATTTCTCAAAAATCGAGGCCGGGCGCCTGATCTTGGAACGGGTCGATTTTGATCTGCGAAACCTGATCGAGGACACGCTGGATCTGCTCGCGGAGCAAGCCCAGCGCAAGGGGCTCGACCTGGTGGGGCTCGTTGATGCGGCGGTGCCGTCGGCCGTCTGCGGGGACCCCGGCCGTTTGCGGCAGGTGTTCACGAACCTGCTCGGGAACGCCGTCAAATTCACCGATTCCGGGGAAGTGGTGCTACGACTGACGGTGGTCCAGGAGACGGGCAACGAGGTGTTGTTGCGTGGGGAGGTGACGGACACGGGGATCGGGATCAGCCCGGAAGGCCGGACCAGGTTGTTTCAGACGTTCAGCCAGGTGGATGGCTCGAATGCACGAAAATATGGCGGCACAGGCCTGGGCCTGGCGATCTGCAAACGTTTGACGGAACTGATGGGCGGTGAGATCGGGGTGGAAAGTACCCGCGGCAAGGGGAGCCGATTCTGGTTCACGGTTCGTCTGACGAAGGCTGCCGCCACGGGGGAAAGGGAGGCGGCCTTGCTTCCCGCGCTCGACGGTCGGCGCGTCTGCCTGGTGGGGAAGCCGGGGGCGAGCCAGACGTTGCTGTTACGTTCCATCGCCGATCGGGGCATGCAGGGGACTATGGTGAAAGACGGGGCTGAGGCCGTCGTCCTCATGCGCAACGCAGTCCTGGAAGAGCGGCCCTTCGACCTGGCCATTCTTGAGGAGCAACAGTCCGGTGTCGACGGGACTGCCTTCGCTCAGGCTATGAAGGCCGATCCAGTCCTGCGGAACATTCCGGTCATCGTGGTGACGGCCTTCGGCCAACGGGGTGATGCAAAAGCGGCTCAGGATGCCGGTGTGTCTGCCTATCTGACCAGGCCGATTCACCAGTCGGCTCTCTGGCGCTGCCTGGCGACTTTGCTCAAGGTGGGCCCGGCCAGGCCCGATGGTCAGGAAGGCGCGACGCGGCCGCTCATCACCCGTCATAGTCTTCAGGAACAGACCGATCATGACCGGCCGCGTTTGTTGGTCGTGGACGATCAGGAACTCAACCAAGTAATCGCGGTCTCTCTTCTGGAGCGGCTGGGGTGCCTAGTCGATGTGGTAGGCAGCGGGCAAGCAGCCATCGCGGCCGCACAGACGACTGCCTACGATCTGATTTTCATGGATTGCCAGATGCCCGATCTAGGGGGGTACCAGGCAGCCGCCATGATTCGACGCAGCCAAGGCCAGCGTCCTCGGGTGCCCATCATCGCGTTGACCGGCCTCGCCCAGCCTAGTGATCGAGAGAAATGGATGGCGGCTGGAATGGATGACTGCCTGATCAAACCCCTGCAATTCAACCTGCTTGAGGCGATCTTGCGACGATGGCTCAGAAAGGGTCTCTACAGCAGTCGCTGA
- a CDS encoding SDR family NAD(P)-dependent oxidoreductase: MAHLKDKIAIVTGSSSGIGKAIALRFAQEGATVIVAARRLDKCQETVVEIEAGGGRAVAFQTDVAEESQVEQLVAETVRRYQRLDILVNNAGIFGGRWIADTTTDEFDEVMRTNVRGTFFCCRAGFAQMKQQGGGTIINMSSVAGVQAWRGTGTYSASKHAIMALTKSLADEGREHRIKASAICPGGVADELVDATADVRAASDKIDPFDIAETALYLACLGPQAVVHQIVVDRLGADW, encoded by the coding sequence ATGGCACATCTGAAAGACAAGATCGCGATTGTGACCGGCAGCAGCAGCGGCATCGGCAAGGCGATTGCCTTACGGTTTGCTCAGGAAGGGGCGACGGTGATCGTCGCGGCGCGACGACTCGATAAGTGCCAAGAAACCGTCGTGGAAATTGAAGCGGGCGGCGGGAGGGCGGTGGCGTTCCAAACCGATGTGGCCGAGGAGTCGCAAGTCGAGCAGCTGGTCGCGGAGACCGTTCGTCGCTATCAGCGGCTCGATATCCTCGTAAACAATGCCGGAATTTTCGGTGGCCGGTGGATTGCGGACACCACCACTGACGAGTTTGATGAGGTGATGCGGACCAACGTGCGCGGCACCTTCTTCTGCTGTCGTGCGGGATTTGCCCAGATGAAACAGCAGGGAGGAGGTACGATCATCAATATGTCGAGTGTGGCCGGTGTGCAGGCTTGGCGGGGAACCGGCACCTACAGTGCATCGAAACATGCGATCATGGCACTGACGAAGTCGCTGGCTGATGAGGGCCGCGAGCACCGCATCAAGGCCAGCGCCATTTGTCCTGGCGGCGTGGCCGACGAACTAGTGGATGCGACGGCGGACGTGAGAGCTGCCAGCGACAAGATCGATCCCTTCGATATCGCCGAAACGGCTCTCTATTTGGCCTGTCTTGGGCCGCAGGCGGTCGTGCACCAGATCGTGGTCGATCGGCTCGGCGCGGATTGGTAG
- a CDS encoding A/G-specific adenine glycosylase, translating into MPTNTRATKSASRRKKQPSKSSVPLAPGQKRRFQNRLLKWYKEHGRDLPWRRTSDPYHILVSEVMLQQTQVDRVIPKYHEFLERYPSFTELADAPVAEVKQTWYPLGYNIRPERLHSIARETVARYGGQLPNDADELLSFKGIGRYTAGAIRSFAFNEDAPILDTNVIRVLYRVFIAEGDPKGQKSALWELSEALIPRGKGYDFNQAIMDFGATVCTARNPYCLLCPMKTFCKTYPFDGKK; encoded by the coding sequence ATGCCTACAAACACTCGCGCGACCAAATCAGCCTCGAGGCGCAAGAAGCAACCGTCGAAGTCTTCCGTTCCGCTCGCCCCCGGGCAGAAGCGGCGATTTCAGAACCGGTTGTTGAAATGGTACAAGGAGCACGGCCGCGACCTGCCCTGGCGGAGAACCTCCGATCCCTACCACATTCTGGTCTCGGAGGTGATGCTTCAGCAGACGCAGGTGGATCGCGTCATCCCCAAGTACCATGAGTTTCTGGAACGGTACCCGTCCTTCACGGAGTTGGCCGACGCGCCGGTGGCCGAGGTGAAACAGACCTGGTACCCGTTGGGCTACAACATTCGTCCCGAACGACTGCACAGCATCGCGCGTGAAACGGTGGCCCGTTACGGAGGGCAGTTACCGAATGATGCGGATGAGCTCTTGTCTTTCAAGGGCATCGGCCGGTATACGGCCGGCGCAATCCGTTCGTTTGCGTTCAACGAGGATGCGCCGATTCTCGATACCAATGTGATACGCGTCTTGTACCGTGTGTTCATTGCGGAGGGAGACCCGAAAGGTCAGAAATCGGCGCTCTGGGAACTCTCCGAGGCGCTGATTCCTCGTGGCAAGGGATATGACTTCAATCAAGCGATCATGGATTTTGGCGCGACGGTCTGTACCGCCCGTAATCCCTATTGTCTGCTCTGCCCCATGAAGACGTTCTGCAAGACCTATCCCTTCGACGGAAAGAAGTGA
- the mutT gene encoding 8-oxo-dGTP diphosphatase MutT, which translates to MEVIEVAAGIIAHEGRYLIARRKAGVHLGGFWEFPGGKREAGETLEECLRRELWEELNIRIGTPTPFQIVRHEYPEKVVELHFFWCRIETGTAVALDCAEVRWVYPNEMAAFEFPQADQPVIAALREKKVSFR; encoded by the coding sequence ATGGAAGTCATCGAGGTCGCAGCAGGGATCATCGCACATGAAGGACGCTACCTGATCGCGCGCCGGAAGGCGGGCGTGCATCTCGGCGGGTTTTGGGAATTTCCCGGCGGAAAACGGGAGGCGGGAGAAACCCTGGAGGAATGTCTGCGACGGGAACTCTGGGAGGAGCTGAACATTCGCATCGGAACTCCGACTCCCTTCCAAATCGTCAGACACGAGTATCCTGAGAAGGTGGTAGAACTGCATTTTTTTTGGTGTCGGATCGAAACCGGGACCGCGGTGGCCCTGGACTGTGCGGAAGTCCGATGGGTCTATCCCAATGAAATGGCAGCGTTCGAGTTTCCGCAGGCCGATCAGCCGGTGATCGCCGCGCTTCGAGAAAAGAAGGTGTCCTTCCGATGA
- a CDS encoding 3'-5' exonuclease, with translation MKVVLDIETVQAPKHEWARIAGRQLTSGEAAYDQTGGDLFAVGEAQAQQRLEDELYEKSSFDGTFSKIVCIGLLEFSDNLEPRGATSWYGGNEQELLRCFWSHLAQLRPSLFITHNGLNFDLPFIKKRSIIHQVKPSMEINLAKFRAEPVYDTMAIWSNWDNRGWVKLDVLARALNVESKSGSGSQVAQMWTEGQGREIALYCLQDTYVTYGCYCRMNFRQPISREVVLLRPELIDVG, from the coding sequence ATGAAGGTGGTGCTCGATATTGAAACGGTGCAGGCGCCCAAGCACGAATGGGCGCGGATTGCCGGACGCCAGCTCACCTCTGGGGAGGCTGCCTATGATCAAACCGGGGGCGATCTCTTCGCGGTCGGGGAGGCGCAGGCCCAACAGCGCCTGGAAGACGAACTCTACGAGAAATCGTCCTTCGACGGGACGTTCAGCAAGATTGTCTGCATCGGCCTTCTGGAGTTTTCCGACAATCTTGAGCCTCGCGGCGCCACCTCCTGGTACGGGGGGAACGAGCAGGAGCTCCTGCGGTGCTTCTGGAGCCATTTGGCGCAACTGCGTCCCTCGTTGTTCATTACCCACAACGGCCTCAATTTCGATCTGCCCTTTATCAAAAAGCGATCGATCATCCATCAGGTGAAGCCGAGCATGGAGATCAATCTGGCCAAGTTTCGGGCGGAGCCTGTCTATGACACCATGGCGATCTGGAGCAATTGGGATAATCGCGGGTGGGTGAAGCTGGACGTGCTGGCCCGGGCGTTGAACGTCGAGAGCAAGTCCGGAAGCGGCTCGCAGGTGGCGCAGATGTGGACGGAGGGGCAGGGGCGGGAGATCGCCCTCTATTGCCTGCAAGATACCTATGTGACCTATGGCTGCTATTGCCGGATGAATTTCCGGCAGCCGATCTCGCGCGAGGTGGTGCTGTTAAGGCCGGAGTTGATTGATGTGGGGTGA
- the miaB gene encoding tRNA (N6-isopentenyl adenosine(37)-C2)-methylthiotransferase MiaB yields MTQPTKPHTVHIETFGCQMNEYDSELVRTLLRKAGFEFTEDRERADVMLMNTCAIRENAHNKVYGHLAELKAVKAQRPLVVGVLGCMAQNLKEELTEKQPLVDVLVGPDGYRQLPGLLTRALTSEEEQLTRRGLAVDLSEYETYDDILPERDGGVNAWIAIMRGCDNFCSFCVVPYTRGRERSRNPEGILREVEASVASGHTQITLLGQNVNSYHHDNWDFARLILAVAEVPGVQRVRFTSPHPKDFPPALLDAVAGHPNICKHIHLPLQSGNDRILDLMNRTYSRKEYLDLSATIRRRHPGIALTTDIICGFSSETEEEFLDTYRVVEEVQYHSAYVFKYSERKNTIAARKFPDDVPEAVKGERVSRLVDLQRPITARLNRELIGRTLSVMVEGDSKRSTDQWMGRTDTGVYVIWNKQDAPATLGSIQPITILDGSAAVLMGRREAGATLS; encoded by the coding sequence ATGACTCAACCGACTAAGCCCCACACCGTCCATATCGAAACGTTCGGCTGCCAGATGAACGAGTACGACTCGGAGCTGGTCCGCACGTTGCTACGCAAAGCAGGCTTCGAGTTCACCGAGGACCGTGAACGCGCCGACGTCATGCTGATGAACACCTGCGCGATCCGTGAGAACGCCCACAACAAGGTCTACGGGCATCTCGCGGAACTGAAAGCCGTGAAGGCGCAACGCCCGCTGGTCGTGGGCGTGCTGGGCTGCATGGCGCAAAACCTGAAGGAAGAGCTCACCGAGAAGCAGCCCCTCGTAGACGTGTTGGTGGGACCGGACGGATACCGGCAACTGCCCGGGTTGCTGACGAGGGCCTTAACCTCAGAAGAGGAGCAGTTGACGCGCCGCGGGCTGGCGGTAGACCTGTCGGAGTACGAAACGTACGACGACATCCTGCCGGAGCGCGACGGCGGCGTGAACGCGTGGATCGCGATCATGCGCGGCTGCGATAACTTCTGCAGTTTCTGCGTGGTCCCGTACACACGTGGACGGGAGCGTTCGCGCAATCCCGAGGGAATCTTGCGCGAGGTGGAAGCCTCGGTGGCATCCGGTCATACCCAGATCACGCTGCTCGGACAAAATGTGAACTCTTATCACCATGACAACTGGGACTTCGCCCGGCTCATTTTGGCCGTCGCCGAGGTGCCGGGCGTGCAGCGTGTGCGTTTTACCTCCCCGCATCCGAAGGATTTTCCCCCGGCCCTGCTAGACGCAGTCGCGGGTCATCCGAACATCTGTAAACACATCCACCTGCCGCTGCAGTCCGGCAACGATCGTATTCTCGACCTTATGAATCGGACCTACAGCCGTAAGGAATACCTCGACTTGTCCGCGACGATCCGTCGCAGGCATCCCGGCATCGCCCTGACGACCGATATTATCTGTGGATTCAGTTCCGAAACCGAAGAAGAGTTTCTCGATACCTATCGCGTGGTGGAGGAGGTACAGTATCACTCCGCTTATGTATTCAAATATTCGGAACGCAAGAACACCATCGCGGCGCGCAAGTTTCCGGACGATGTGCCGGAAGCCGTGAAGGGAGAACGGGTCAGCCGCCTGGTCGACCTACAACGTCCGATCACCGCGCGACTGAACCGTGAACTGATCGGACGAACTCTTTCGGTGATGGTGGAAGGCGATTCGAAACGCTCTACCGACCAGTGGATGGGGCGCACCGATACCGGGGTGTATGTCATTTGGAACAAACAAGATGCGCCGGCAACACTCGGCAGCATCCAACCGATCACCATCTTGGATGGAAGCGCCGCTGTGCTCATGGGACGGCGCGAGGCTGGTGCGACCCTCTCGTGA
- a CDS encoding PilZ domain-containing protein, with product MSFRWNNYRPHRLLVTHDSVTRQVSAAGAGSARLVLLSQGHEVPRGNPGTDSRKDIQDSMTMMVHYRVSLSASSTSAGEGRLLDLSAEGCRIETQQELPVNTYLSLRLIISPKEMPVLVDLAAVRWSRGTVCGIHFLSLQPLQTARLKTFLASATPPSPPNTPDQG from the coding sequence ATGTCATTCCGCTGGAACAATTACCGCCCGCACAGGCTCCTCGTCACTCACGACAGCGTCACGCGACAGGTCTCCGCTGCTGGTGCCGGTTCCGCGCGATTGGTGTTGCTGTCGCAGGGACATGAGGTGCCACGAGGCAACCCCGGCACGGATAGCCGCAAGGACATACAGGACTCCATGACCATGATGGTGCACTATCGGGTGTCCCTCTCTGCCAGTTCAACCAGCGCCGGCGAGGGTCGACTACTGGACCTTTCGGCGGAAGGCTGCCGGATCGAGACACAACAGGAACTGCCCGTCAACACCTACCTTTCGCTGCGGCTGATCATTTCACCAAAAGAGATGCCGGTCCTCGTGGATCTGGCCGCCGTGCGATGGAGCCGTGGAACCGTTTGCGGCATCCACTTTCTCTCTCTCCAGCCGTTACAGACCGCACGGCTGAAAACCTTTCTCGCCTCCGCCACGCCACCCAGTCCCCCGAACACCCCCGACCAAGGCTAG
- a CDS encoding acetate uptake transporter: MNEENQIRRIDVLAIGLFGLAVGALTLGVAQLGWIQHKNMVGALVIALIFGGVVQVLAGITDIRYNEQLGGTALTMYGFLWITLCTVKLVSANTTFQFDAVLYAPINLVYAVFSAVMIFLTAYRNLTLSALHVIITLTFLATTFARLDFISELLPGWGHIIVGLMAFYHAVGSLTQAFTGRSILPLGPPLLFHTHKHVHSIAKVM; this comes from the coding sequence ATGAACGAAGAAAATCAGATTCGGCGCATAGACGTGCTGGCAATCGGTCTTTTCGGACTGGCGGTCGGCGCACTGACGCTCGGGGTAGCGCAGCTTGGTTGGATTCAGCACAAAAACATGGTGGGAGCCCTGGTAATCGCTCTGATCTTCGGCGGGGTGGTGCAAGTCCTCGCCGGCATTACCGACATTCGCTACAACGAACAATTGGGCGGCACCGCGTTAACGATGTACGGGTTCCTCTGGATCACGCTTTGCACCGTCAAACTCGTGAGCGCCAACACCACGTTTCAATTCGATGCCGTGTTGTATGCCCCGATCAATCTGGTTTACGCGGTCTTCTCTGCCGTCATGATTTTTCTGACAGCCTACCGGAATCTCACACTCAGCGCCCTGCACGTCATCATTACCCTGACGTTTCTAGCGACCACCTTCGCCCGCCTGGACTTCATCAGCGAGTTATTGCCGGGATGGGGCCATATCATCGTCGGCCTGATGGCCTTTTATCATGCAGTCGGTAGCCTGACGCAGGCTTTCACGGGGAGATCCATCCTCCCACTCGGGCCACCGCTCCTGTTTCACACACACAAGCACGTTCATTCAATCGCCAAGGTGATGTAA
- the mtaB gene encoding tRNA (N(6)-L-threonylcarbamoyladenosine(37)-C(2))-methylthiotransferase MtaB, with translation MSTSMPRASLHTLGCRLSQSETAMLADTLTRQGYRLVEFGKETDLLVLNTCSVTENAEKDCRYAVRKTLRHSPNAFVAVTGCYAQTGAAQLQSVPGIDLIVGTQYKMNLPEYLPAPDQLRKQPEPELRHSRTIDREDFVLPGTAYSDSTRALLKIQDGCDFMCSFCLIPFARGRERSRVAEDVLREARELAGHGYKELVLTGVNIGRYSHHGMELVDLIREIEAIPEVIRIRISSIEPTTVPPELLRHMAASTKLCRYLHIPLQSGDDHILQAMNRRYTVRDYEDLIDQAFRLMPDLGLGTDLMVGFPGEDEQAFANTRHTVDRLPFSYCHVFSYSSRPGTAATRLEHKIPAAVIRQRSKTLAELSRSKALAFYQRHIGRTESVLFEQGDRDGFRTGTTGNFTRVAVPAETVAAGSIHPVTITGVMDGLAYGHLAAPSAIHSRRPLL, from the coding sequence ATGTCCACCAGCATGCCGCGCGCGTCACTCCATACGTTAGGTTGCCGCCTCAGCCAGTCGGAAACCGCCATGTTGGCCGATACCCTGACACGCCAAGGGTACCGCCTGGTCGAGTTCGGCAAGGAAACGGACCTCCTCGTCTTGAATACCTGTTCTGTCACGGAGAATGCCGAGAAAGATTGCCGCTACGCAGTCCGCAAGACCCTGCGCCATTCGCCCAACGCCTTCGTGGCCGTCACCGGCTGTTACGCGCAGACCGGAGCCGCGCAACTGCAATCCGTGCCTGGCATCGACCTGATCGTCGGCACGCAATACAAAATGAACCTGCCGGAGTACCTCCCGGCCCCGGACCAACTCCGGAAACAACCGGAACCGGAACTCCGCCATAGCCGAACGATCGATCGCGAGGACTTCGTCCTCCCCGGCACCGCCTATTCCGACTCGACCAGGGCGCTGCTGAAGATACAAGACGGATGCGATTTCATGTGCAGTTTTTGCCTGATTCCCTTCGCACGGGGGCGCGAGCGCAGCCGGGTGGCCGAGGATGTCTTGCGAGAAGCGCGCGAACTGGCCGGCCACGGTTACAAGGAACTGGTGCTGACCGGCGTGAACATCGGTCGCTACTCGCATCATGGAATGGAATTGGTCGACCTGATTCGTGAGATTGAGGCCATCCCGGAGGTCATCCGGATCAGGATTTCCTCCATCGAGCCGACAACCGTCCCTCCGGAGTTGCTCCGGCACATGGCCGCCTCGACGAAACTCTGCCGCTATCTCCATATTCCCCTGCAAAGCGGCGATGACCACATCCTGCAGGCGATGAACCGGCGATATACCGTCCGTGACTATGAGGACCTGATCGACCAAGCCTTCCGCCTGATGCCCGACCTCGGTCTCGGCACAGACCTCATGGTCGGGTTTCCCGGCGAAGACGAACAGGCCTTCGCCAACACGCGGCACACTGTCGACCGTCTGCCCTTCTCCTATTGTCACGTGTTCAGCTATTCATCCCGGCCAGGAACGGCTGCGACACGACTGGAGCACAAGATTCCGGCCGCCGTGATCAGGCAGCGCAGCAAGACGCTGGCGGAATTATCCCGAAGCAAGGCGTTGGCGTTTTACCAACGACACATCGGCCGCACCGAGTCCGTGTTGTTTGAACAGGGTGACCGTGATGGCTTTCGTACCGGCACAACCGGGAATTTCACCCGCGTCGCCGTCCCGGCAGAAACAGTCGCGGCCGGCTCCATCCACCCCGTCACCATTACCGGCGTGATGGACGGCCTGGCCTACGGCCACCTCGCCGCTCCCTCCGCCATCCACTCACGCAGGCCATTGTTATGA